Proteins encoded in a region of the Magallana gigas chromosome 8, xbMagGiga1.1, whole genome shotgun sequence genome:
- the LOC105339316 gene encoding spermine oxidase: protein MGEKVIDGIEKIDLNGKDKPKIIIIGAGISGIATADTLIRAGFTDFKILEASGRTGGRIWTVEIDEGKKVDLGAHWIHGIERNPIYKIADDNNLLKLRHGDKGLRHRNCFLTEEGKEVNEKVVNSVNLAYGQLIIQAEDFYQSSIPTEEENDSVGAFLEREFSERLEKYTNGDRHIREMVFNQRKLLECCISGCDRLEDVSLSEFGGYEELPGVHYSIPPGFEAVLEILKSSIPKDNILLNHPVRCVHWSRKNCNESDYKVMVECENGEMFYANHVIVTVSLGVLKAAYDRMFDPPLPEEKVGAIDRLGFGIVDKVILKFDKPVTEQDVFRIELLWDDDNIKCNDLRHTWYRKIYSFEVLHESVLVGWLSGKEALYMESLTEDQIAEDLVEVLKKFLQKDHIPSPSKIVRTRWGNNSSTRGSYSFIKVGASMTDIDLLAEPLTDSETEKPQVMFGGEATHECHYSTTHGALLSGMREANRIIKLYSD, encoded by the exons ATGGGCGAAAAAGTGATAGATGGTATAGAAAAAATAGACTTAAATGGTAAAGATAAACccaaaattatcattattgGTGCTGGGATATCGGGTATAGCGACAGCCGATACTCTGATCAGGGCAGGATTCACAGATTTCAAGATCTTGGAGGCCTCGGGGCGAACGGGAGGACGAATATGGACGGTTGAAATCG ATGAAGGGAAGAAAGTGGACCTGGGAGCCCACTGGATCCATGGCATCGAGAGAAATCCCATCTACAAAATAGCCGATGATAACAACCTGCTAAAGCTCCGCCACGGTGACAAAGGTCTGCGACATCGCAACTGTTTCCTAACCGAGGAGGGTAAGGAGGTCAATGAAAAGGTGGTAAACTCTGTGAATCTGGCTTACGGACAGCTGATCATCCAGGCGGAAGATTTCTACCAGAGCAGCATCCCGACTGAGGAGGAAAATGACAGTGTGGGGGCCTTTCTGGAGCGGGAGTTCTCGGAGAGACTAGAGAAGTACACCAACGGCGACCGTCATATACGAGAGATGGTTTTTAATCAAAGGAAGTTGCTGGAGTGTTGTATATCAGGATGTGATAGACTGGAAGATGTCTCGCTCAGCGAGTTTGGTGGTTACGAAGAGCTACCAGGAGTGCACTACTCTATACCACCTGGTTTTGAGGCAGTACTAGAAATCCTTAAAAGTTCAATTCCCAAAGACAACATTTTGCTCAATCACCCAGTGAGGTGTGTCCACTGGAGCCGGAAAAACTGTAACGAAAGCGACTACAAAGTGATGGTGGAGTGTGAGAATGGTGAAATGTTCTATGCAAATCATGTGATTGTGACAGTGTCTCTGGGCGTGTTGAAGGCTGCCTACGACCGCATGTTTGACCCTCCCTTACCCGAAGAGAAAGTGGGGGCAATAGATCGCCTAGGCTTCGGAATCGTAGACAAAGTGATCCTAAAGTTTGACAAACCCGTGACGGAACAGGATGTTTTTCGCATTGAATTGCTCTGGGACGATGACAACATTAAGTGCAATGATTTGAGACATACATGGTACCGCAAAATTTACTCCTTTGAAGTTTTACACGAGTCAGTTCTAGTGG GCTGGCTGAGTGGGAAGGAAGCTCTATACATGGAATCTCTGACTGAGGACCAGATAGCTGAGGACCTGGTGGAAGTCCTAAAAAAATTCCTCCAAAAGGATCACATTCCCTCGCCCTCAAAAATTGTCAG GACAAGATGGGGCAACAACAGCTCGACCCGCGGGTCCTACAGCTTCATCAAGGTTGGGGCCAGTATGACCGACATTGACCTCCTGGCCGAGCCACTCACAGACTCAGAGACAGAGAAG CCACAAGTGATGTTTGGAGGGGAGGCTACTCATGAATGCCACTACTCCACCACACACGGAGCCCTGCTGTCTGGAATGAGGGAGGCCAACCGAATCATCAAACTGTACTCAGACTAA
- the LOC105339317 gene encoding uncharacterized protein produces the protein MRSKFILRSSGVRGHRKKMRGSQKFVPPTRTNTRTVQPDAGSSGTPKCRRLYSDPADAIFSSTPELLKTPKPPTPRNNHQTQETGLPMGKPFVRRLQRNQKAKQTTERAVTSPSSNLTQMSPSLLAPKSLKSIERQTANVDHESNQLMTSEAISAVQNHLVQVPDTAPYDCASIFNFTPSPPPKRRATSASEKRKICLDVLLTVYKMKNQLQVLRERRHRLALKCQKRADLGVRGEE, from the exons ATGAGGTCAAAGTTCATTCTCCGTTCAAGCGGCGTTAgag GTCACAGAAAGAAAATGCGCGGCAGCCAGAAGTTCGTGCCCCCGACACGCACAAACACGCGGACAGTTCAACCAGACGCCGGTTCCTCGGGGACGCCTAAATGTCGGCGTCTGTACTCAGACCCGGCGGACGCCATCTTCAGTAGTACACCTGAACTCCTCAAGACCCCAAAACCGCCCACCCCAAGGAACAACCACCAGACCCAGGAAACGGGACTACCCATGGGCAAACCGTTTGTGAGAAGACTACAACGAAATCAGAAAGCGAAGCAGACGACAGAAAGAGCGGTGACGTCACCGAGTTCAAACCTGACTCAAATGTCACCTTCATTGTTGGCCCCAAAATCTTTGAAAAGCATAGAACGGCAAACAGCTAATGTTGACCACGAATCAAACCAGCTGATGACGTCCGAAGCGATCTCTGCCGTACAGAATCACCTGGTCCAGGTACCGGACACCGCACCCTACGACTGTGCCAGCATATTCAACTTCACACCGAGTCCTCCCCCAAAACGCAGGGCTACCAGCGCCTCAGAGAAGAGGAAG ATTTGTCTGGACGTCCTGCTGACGGTCTACAAGATGAAGAACCAGCTACAGGTCCTGAGGGAGCGGCGTCACCGTCTGGCCC TAAAATGCCAGAAGCGCGCAGACTTGGGGGTCCGCGGGGAAGAGTAA